agctaagaaaatggtattggcatcaaggaaaaaagacaaacaaatcacatataatccaacggagattaatgaaaactttagagaattctatgaacaattataccaaactgaaaacgaagggaaagaaggcaaaatagatgaatttttaactaaaattgaactaccaaaattacaaatagtggaacaaaataaattaacaaaaccatttgaaatagtagaaatacaagagataataaaaaaactaccaaataataaaacatcaggagaggatggattcgcaatagaattctataaaacatttaaagatttattaattcctcccctcctggaagtaatcaaccagactgacaaaacacaaagcttaccagattcatgtaaaacagcaataattatagtaataccaaagcaagggaaagatccactcgcaccagcgtcatatagaccaatatcattacttaacacagattataagataatagctaaactattagcaaatagattagcagattatgtacctaaaatggtaaatctagaccaaactggatttattaaaaaatgacggacaacagacaatatttgtaaatttattaacttaattcatgcagtagaaggaagtaaagcgccaacagtagcagttgctttagatgcagaggaggcctttgacagagtagaatggaattatttattcaaagtattgcaaaaattcagtttaccagagaagtatattaattggattaaagcattatataaggggccattggcgaaagtgacagtaaatggatatatatcaaagcaatttaatttaaacagatcaacaaggcagggatgcccactatcacccttattgtttgcattagctatagaaccactagcagaattgataagaacagaaaataatataaaaggaataaaaataaaagacaaggaatataaaatcagtttatttgcggacgatgttatagtatacttaacagaactagaactatcaataaaagaattatataagaaattgaaggaatatggagaagtgtcgggttacaagattaacgtaaatgagtgaagcaatgccaatgaataatgcggatttctcaaaatttaagaaggaatcaccattcagatggcaaatgcaagcaataagatacctaggtatacaaataaataaaaatctcggccttctatataaactcaattattatccactaatgaaaaaattacagggcgatttagagctttggaaagatttaccactaacactaataggaaggataaactgtattaaaatgaacattttcccaaggatactatacctatttcaggcattgccaatacacttgacagagaaattcttcaaggagttaaagaaaataataaggaaatttttatggaaaggggggaaaccgaggatagcactagataaattaacagaatagtataaacaaggaggcttacaattgccaaactttaaaaattattatagagccgcacaattaagatacctatcagatttttatcaaacaagggaaaagcaagattggactagattagaactagataaaataggggaaaagatacatgaacacatattatataaatgggataaaaaattggtacaacataggagttctccagtattacatcatctactcaatatttggaagaagattcacgtagaaaggaataaaacaaattaccaattaccaaaactaatactgacgcaaaatcagttactcccttttacaatagataacctttcctttagagaatgggagaaaaaaagggatcaaaagaatagaaaattgtttttcaggaaatagattattatcctttgaacaaatgaaggataaatataatataactcaagatatagtgttggcatattaccaactgagatcctacttgaagaacaaattaggaagtagtctgaggttaccagagggaagtatctttgaatatgtgattacagatacaatgacaatcaaaagatttataacaaatatgtatattaaactgcaagaaaaggtgaatgaggaaacaaatggaaaaactaaacaaaaatgggaacaagatttaaatataaagataaagaaggaaacatgggagaagttatgctctggaacgatgagaaatacaataaatatgaggttacgtatgatacaatataactggatacacaggctatacattacacctcaaaagttaaataaatgggacccaacagtatctgacagatgtttttgttgtaaaaaagaaatgggaacaacaattcatgcaatctggacatgtgagaaagtagaaaaattttgagaagatctaaaccagatattaaataaaattacaaaaaacaatataccaaaaaacccagagatcttcctcctaagtaacataaaaaataaagaatttggacttgatttggatggtgcacaaaaaagatttgttaagatagctctagccgtagcaaaaaaatgtattatgtcaacctggaaatttgaaaataatttgagaatacaacaatggtatgtagaaatgaataaatgtattccattagaaaaaataacatataatttaagaaataatattgaaatatttgaacaaatatgggaaccatacatgaaacacaatagagaaaacctaaaggggacatctaccacctaaattaatgaaaggagaagaaaatgaaaagaattgactcagtggaatttcttgtttatttttattgaatgacaacattgtttgactggtttaatgtgtcttagattttgtactttaaatgagtGGGGGGggtaggtagggagggtgggatgggaggagggggggtggaatgacactatatatttgaaaaggaaaatgtatgtatcttggtcagtgtggtttatgatgtgaaaaaaaaatttaaaaaagaggaaACAAGGAGGACATTGGAGGGCTGATGACTTAGAGGGCTATGGGAAAAGAACAAGGGATCAAGGCAGCCAGGACACCTTTACAAGAACCATACAGATGTGCTGAATGGCCTCTCACAGTGGCATGATTCTCTGTGGTCACTCACATTGATGGTTGTGTAGGCTGCACTCATCAAGCCAGATTTCTAAGATCCCAGCTGTGATCACCTTCCAAAATAACTCTGAGGCATcagaagtaaaatatgaaagtctgcaaacagttgaagtaaaaacacacaacactggagaagctcaacaggtcaaacagtagcaaagataaacatacataaccaacatttcaggcttgagcccctcatcaagttatggaaaaaaatgcaggcaggtgctcaaacaaaatggtgggggggggaggagtacagacccacaggctggaggtaaagggtggataagggagggagggcagacaaGCTcatgagcggggggggggggggtggaggaggaagagaaggaacactctgtgaatagagaagagggttaagagctggaggaaagaaaacagggggaaagggaagggagggagaatggagagtaggctagcagaaaccggagaagtcgatgttaatgccatccgattggagagtgcccagatggaaaatcaagtgttgttcctccaatttatgggcggTCTGGGTGAgatagtacatgagaccatggacagacatgtgactaTGGGGTGGtacacaaaattgaaatggttggccactggaagatccctctcactgatgcggacagagcgaaggtgctcagcaaaacgATCGAGGTACCCTTAGTTTGCACTAGATATGATATAAATGCTATTTGTTCCTAACTGTCTGACTTGAACATGAAATATTGCATGGTGTTGTTTTAGTGTTGCGCTGAAGGCATCCTTTGGCCTGCAAAGAATGGCTGTTTGGGCTTCTCTCTACAGAAGTAGGACAGCCAACTACAACAAGGTCTTCCCCTGCCGAATAATTCCCAAATGGCAAGAAATTTTCCAAGCAAATCTTTATTTAATCTGTTCTTTTCCCGCAGTATCAGAAAGATCCCAACTCGGTGGATGTCATCATGAGAGACCTGGACATGAACTGTGATGGGCAGGTAGATTTCCAGGAGTTTATTCACTTGGTAACAGCTATCACCATCGCCTGCAATGAGTTCTTTGTTGAGCTTTTGAAGAAGCAGGGGAAGTTGTAAAAAAATGAACCCATGATCTTGGACTGACGGTAAAGTTTGGGGCATTGGGTGCAGGGAATTCTGAGCAGAAAACACACAAGCTCTGGATGTTGATAATCATCAATAAAGGTGACAGTTAGACTCTGATTTCTGATTCTATTCATTATTTCAGTACTTTCTAACAGTTCAATGTTGATCagaaaaaataatttgaatttgTATAAACATTTTTAGTATGGTAAAAATGtgatcttgtttttttaaaatggttaTCAAAGTTTGACCTTTAGCCACACAAAGAGAAAATGAGTCAGATGACAGAGACGTGGGCAAAGAGGTTCTGAGTTCCAGAGATGATGAGGGTGCAGGCATCTGGTGGACGACTATCAGCGGTGGAGTGAAGAAAACTGAGAATGATCGAGAAGCCAGAATCAAAAGAAAGGCAAGAATCCTGAGGGTTCTATGCACAGCAGATTACGAGGATGGGGAGGAAGGAGACAATGGCAGGATTAGCTCTATGTGTTGAGTTCGTGGATAGATTCAAATCTTGTGCTCTAAATAAGTGGTGAGCAAGTGCACAAGCTTCAGTACTGTAGCAGATTGAGCCTTCCTGAGAAACGCAGCTCAACCATACAAAGGTATAATTTAATGCACCATGCCCTaactgggggcggtgggggggtgggaatcagtgCAGTTGTCTTTTTCAAAgtcaatatttacatttaaacatttaatttaagTAAACAGGTGAGAAATGGGGCAAGAGTTGGCCAGCAAGAGAGGTGGATGGGCAGATTGAGCCAAgtggcagagagagaggtggagataGTGACAGAGGCTGGGAGGTGATAAGTGGAAGGAACAATGATTATGGAATGTGATAGGAAGGTTAAGAGTAGAACCAAATAAGAGAGGGATGGTGGACAGATGACGACACTGTGGGGAGAGGATAAGTAAACCAGTGGGTGTGGAATGTGGAGGAAGGGAAGAAACTGGATAACAGGGACTGGAGGGGTTTGTAAATGAGGGTGTGTGCGTGCTTGTGTGATCAGAAGGACAGAGAAAGGGACAGGGTGGTTGTCTGAAATGGGAGAATTTGCCTGATGTGATGAGTCCCAAGGTCTTTTAAAGTttggttttggaaggtgggactCTGCTAGCAAGTCTGGCATTTATTACCCCATTCTGGTGGTTCTCATGAGATCTGATACAATTGCAAGTGTATTTCCAGGGGCAGTTAAAAATGCCATTGTGTTAGCAAGACCAGGGCTGGATtaaggaatttgcaaaagtagCAAATGCTACGGGCCACGGACTTTTAAGGGCCTCCATGTTTATGTGCTATGAATTTTGAGAAAccttttcattttcatctttgtgctgccgatatgagataccacactgattgtctgtgttaataactccaattaaaggtgataattggctaaaatcactaaTCTTAAAGGGGGGGGCATTGCCCTCGCCTCACTCCTAGCCTCAGCCATCCATCACCCCCTTACTCCACCCCCCAAGCAGCTTCAGGGCCATTCCGGCAGCTCGCAGCAATGGCTCAATGCGGGGtcaatggccgtcttcgttaTCCACAATCCCCCACGCCATTGGAAACGCTTTGCCAGTGTCAGGAAAAtgtagagtggttccagctgcatgagggattgtGACGGCCATTGACCCCGCATTGAGCGGTCGccgtaagttttgttttaaaaaaatttgtaagtaatttttgggaggggggtgcAATTTCAGTGTAAGGGCAAGTTTAATTTCAGTGTAAGGGCAACTTCAGTGTAagggtgtggtgcgctgttagacagaatcagacacacataaggtaaagactctacaacaggctttaatccacaaagacttccacagagcaaggctggctgtggctgcagcaactcagtgtgaggcctcatgaggctggcgcaggcttatatcccggagggtgattgacacccgactgggtggggcttgatcccttcaggccgactgattgacagccggccaggtgttatcctgtccctttacactcctgcaggtacagaggtttccccctgcagtaggccgatggtGGACCACCACAAAGGGCAAGTTTAATTTCAGTGTAAGGGCAAGTGCAAAATGTTTTAACAGGGGAGGGATGGGCTCAATTTCAGAGCTTGCCATAGGCGCTATGATCCCTAGATATGCCACTGGTAATCATTGAGCATATAAGTGATCGGAGAAAGCGAGCATCATTTTGctaagaataattaagactatttcaaacttgCCAAAATCAAAATCAACATGCAACATCAGAAACTATCTCGGGTGGGGTTACACTCTCCCCCTAATTGTGCATGCGCCAGCCAgcacaatttagggcccctttaaatgCTAGAGGCCCGCAATATCTTAATCCGGCACTGAGCAAGACCCTGGAGCAGGAACCAGAGACAGGGCTAAACCCAATATGGATGGTAAATCTTTCCCATGATGAGCTTCAGGAGTTACTTCTGATATTCCAACATATCAAGAACATTTTTATTGATACGTGTTTCTGTTAAACTAGGCTGTCCTTGTCTGATTTGAATTCATGAATTTGCATCTCTAGATTAGCTAGTTCAATTACATAAACAGTCTCATTACAATCCTTGCGGTGAGTTTAATTAAATGTGATTGATAGCAAATGGTCAATCATCTTGGTTTGGAAACATCTTGTCAATCATTCAACATCACTAGGCCCTTTAAAGCGGCTGTGTAAAATGGGGCCTACATCCTGGGATTCACCCACTCCAACATTGTGGGAGGTGCCTTTGCTAATAGGTTTATCGCAGTTCGAGGTCACTTACTCAAGGACACTAAAAGCTGAATAGTAAATCCTGGTGCTGCCAGCCACACCCATGTCCCAAGAATGAATACAGGTATTGTATTGTATGGTGGACAGGAAGGAAATGTGCCCACTTCTCCTTAAAACAAAGCCCATGGATTCTGTGAAGAGctggttttgttttaaaaaaaacacgtaCTCTAGCTTTTATGCATTCTACAGAACGACTGGAACACAATGAAATTACTTTTCCATAAATGGTTCTTGGAGGACGTCTGAGTTGGGTATCCAGTCCTCCTGTCAAAAGCAGGTCAGCTCTCTTTCTCAAAGGAAAATATCTTCCATTCTTTTATTAACAGAGAAACTCTAGGGCAAGGGtgtccaaccttttaatttagacttacagcccagtaacaggccatttcagcccactagAACATACCAGctgtttaggttaattgggcggcatggactcgtatgccgaaatggcctgcaactgtgttgtatgtctaaattaaaaggttggccacccatgcTCTAGAGTGTTTAAAGGGTGTTGAGATAAACAGGTTTAATAGAGGATATGGAGAAACATGATACCAGTACAGCTGTGTTGGTAACCAAAGAAACATACCTTAAAGGAAATGGGAAATGAttcacagaaatttttttttgagctcttctctttggcttggcttcacggacaaagatttatggaggggtaaaagtccacgtcagctgcaggctcgtttgtggctgacaagtccgatgcgggacaggcagacacggttgcagcggttgcaggggaaaattggtgggttggggttgggtgttgggttttttcctcctttgtcttttgtcagtgaggtgggctctgcggtcttcttcaaaggaggttgctgcccgccaaactgtgaggcaccaagatgcacggtttgaggcgatatcagaccactggcggtggttaatgtgtcaggcaccaagagatttctttaggcagtccttgtacctcttctttggtgcacctctgacacgatggccagtggagagctcgccatataacacgatcttgggaaggtgatggccctccattctggagacatgacctacccagtgctgttggatcttcaacagcgtggattcgatgctgtcagcctctgccatcttgagtacttcgatgttagggatgaagtcgctccaatgaatgttgaggatggagcggagacaacgctggtggaagcgttctaggagccgtaggtgatgccggtagaggacccatgattcggagccgaacaggagtgtgggtatgacaatggctctgtatacgcttatctttgtgagatttttcagttggttgtttttccagactcttttgtgtagtcttccaaagacgctatttgccttggcgagtctgttgtctatctcgttgtcgatccttgcatccaatgaaatggtgcagccgagataggtaaactggttgactgttttgagttttgtgtgcccgatggagatgtgggggggctggtagtcatggtggggagctggctgatggaggacctcagttttcttcatgctgacttccaggccaaacattttggcagtttccgcaaaacaggacgtaaagcactgaagagctggctctgaatggggaactaaagcggcatcgtctgcaaagagtagttcacagacaagctgctcttgtgtcttggtgtgagcttgcaggcgcctcagattgaagagactgccatccgtgcagtaccggatgtaaacagcgtcttcattgttgaggtctttcatgggtcttctagccttttagatagaatcagcaagttcaccagtatgaataagataaggatagataatagataatagaatgtaggaagtaaagtaagtctgaataagataagggtcttctagccttagacagaattagcaagttctgcatgtaagaagttagtcagccctgagagtcaggaaggtgtgaataaggacaatgacatgatgggacactgatAGGGTAcgcccctggtcctccaagttcacagaaacagcacgtaggcagacaggattgcctaatgccaaactcatccaggaggcagaagaatgtaagggggagggtacttctctactgaaataaactgtataaaagttgggtgagccccagtgtatgtgtgtattcccagggtaaggggaagcacccaacttttctTCCTCAGGATTCGCTGTGAAAAAGGTTGGTGTGAAAAGGATCCCTTTTGAATCTTTCCCTTtgcaggtgagaggggaaaggtgcAAGACATCCACACAACTGAAAAAATGAGAAGACTATTGGAGGTTCAGGTTTAAGTTTTTTTTGAGCAGCATTGGATGAAAAGACAAAGGTCATAATTTCAGGAGTAACTTTCAAATGAAACTGAATAAATTTCAGGATTATcaagaaaaagtggggattgcTTTTATTCAGgaagtatgattctatgattgcaCACAGATTAGGGAACTTGGGCAGGTGTGTGCAGCAATGTGGTGAGCTTGAGACACACCTTGCCTCACCGGCTGCAAACAAGCTGAAACCTGATTGAATCCAAATTTCCTGTTACTTGAGGCTTTGTTAGTCGTTCAAGACTCAGTGGAATGTTTTCCAGTAAAGCAAGAAAGTTAAATGATGCGATGGAATTCCGGGCTCACTGCTGGTCTCAATTCCCACATACTCTGCTTGGCTTGTGCTTAAAGTTGTAGACTCATAATTGAAATACACCCTTCGCTCCAACTTGTCTCTACCAACCAAGCTGGTCAAATTTGCTTGCCTTCACCCCGTatctctctgaacctttcctatccatggccTTACCTAAACGTCTTATAAACGTTACGATTGTTCctccttctaccacttcctcgggATTCGCTGTGAAAAAGGTTGGTATGAAAAGGATCCCTTTTGAATCTTTCCCTTTGCAGGTGAGGGGAAAGGTGCAAGACATCCACACAACTGAAAAAATGAGAAGACTATTGGAGGTTCAGGTTTAagtttcaaattcaagttcattacCATGCATACTGAAGGAGAGtgaaaaagtttgttttgtgaccACTCCATGAGTCaacccatacatagtacagcagtaAAAATGAAGTACAGGAAGCAGAGTTACAAACAATGATCAGTTAAAAGATAACCATGTTGATGAGTGTGAgggttgttcaggagtctgataacagcaagaaagaaactgcccttcaATCAAGTCTTCAGGGTTATTATAGAGGTTGATGGGGTATGTGCagataaaatattttgatttgtgGTGATAACAGGAACAAGGGCCCTACATACAAAATACTTATTAACAAAGAGTGTTCAAGCCAATGAGTACCATTGTAAGCAACTCAAGCCTATGGAATGCCCAGGGCCAAGATTGCTGCATGAAAGGAGTGATCCCACCCTGTATGAAAGGAGTGATCCCACCCTGCAGAGCACAATCTATAGAAAGAGTGATAAGATTCCACTAGATTTAATCATTTTCACTTTTTCCACATTGAAGCCAGTGGAAATTTAGAACTCTTTCTCCAAAATTATCATCGATTGCATTGCTGTCGATTTTTTGGTGGCTAAGTGTAATGTAAAACTGAACAAAGGTGGAGTTAATGGAGCTGAAAAGCAGATCTGGCTGTTCTGGTTGAATagttgaggggctgaatggcctccaatTCATACATCTGGGTAAGTGCCTCGGGGCCATGATCCCCATAGACTGTAATTCGTCAGTGGCATCTGGGTGGGAGCTCAAAGACAATGAAGTACATTGAATAAAGGGAGCTGTGATTCATGGAGAGGTGAGGCACACAGATTAAGGAATAAGTAGACCATGGTTTGCAATCAATCTCAATTCACTTGGGTTTATTTGACCAGGTGAAACATTGTGTTAGTCATTTATTATCCAAACAGGATTCTTTCATCATCTGTCTTCAGGCAAATATTTATCTCTAACTCAGTATTGAACATAATCCTGTAACAACATCACCTCATTAAATGTTTTGAATCAAGCCTGATCACAACACTTGTGACTAAATTAACCAAATTAAATATCAATTATACTGGAGCCACCCATAAACTCAGGCTGAATCTGTCAAagggaaacagagttaacatttcaggtctgagaccTCTTGCCAAAACTTGGAAGAAAAATAAGCTGATTTTCAGAAGGAGGGACGATTTGGAGAGATGGGTGGTACAAGGAAAATATCTCatcaaataggctattcagcccattgagtctgccccgccatttaatcattagctgatccattttcccattcagcctcactgcctggccttcaccccataaccttcgatgccctggctaatcaagaacccatcaatctctgccttaaatacatccattgacctggcctccacaacagcttgctgcaacaaattccagatttaccaTGCTGAAGAATTTCCAACACATTACTGttctaaatggatgcccttcaatcctgaagttgtgctcttttgtcctcgactctcccaccatgggaaacaacctttctacatctcctCTGACCATGAGTTAATGCAGCAGTGAGAATCAGATGTAATGTACTGCATCTTAATGTGCGCTAATAGCAAGACATATCCTGCAGAACAGACTATAAtaatagaaagagaaaaaaatgagtacaggtgctcctcaacttacaatggagttgtgtaagtaaaaaaaaatcgtaagtcaaaaaagaatactgcacctagtattttttacaattaaattttgaatacctttattccacgctgaaaaaaaccattaacatacacagctgaaagcacactgcaCATGAAAAATGTTCGAAACAGTGAACTCGAATTAATTGTTGGATGGTGGGGATGCTGAAGCGACAAAGACATCAATGTACTTGTTCGCGGGATCGTCATGGAGACTGCGAGggtggttgagtcagcatcgcgagagagtagCGAGCCGGATACCGCAAGCAcgggaacagatcagaattcaaaattgaaagtacagattcgtaccatcgtaactttgaaaaatcattagtctgaccatcgtaagtaggggagcacctgtaaaaATCATAGAGGGATGTCAAGCAGAAATGGCTGGCTCTGATACAAACTGAAAGAAAGAACAAGGTATCTATTTAACATCAGGCTCAGAAGATTGCAGCATGCAAGTGTTAacaacacaaagctggggaatctcagaaggtcaaacagtgtaccaacgtttcaggcttgagaccttcatcaaaatatgagcaaAAGGGCAGCATGGCTGGTGCAGCCATTaaagcaacacctttacagcaccagcgattgggactggacctgggttcaaatccacgttgtctgtaaggagtttgcacattctcccggtgtctgcttgggttttctccgagggcttcggtttcctcgcactcttcaaaaacgtaccggggtgtagattaatggggtgtaaattgggcagcacagacttgtagggctgaattggcctgttatagtgctgtatgcttaatttttaaaaaattaaaatgtaggcaggtgcctgaacaaatggtggggggggggaaggggcaaggggaggagtacaTACTATAGGcaggaggtaagaggtggataagggagggaggacgcACGAGCAAACAGGAGGTGaggaaggctctgtgaatggagggggaagggttggaggggtggagagctgaaggaaagaaaacaaagagatagtgaagagagggagaagggagagtgggctaaaaaaaatccatccagttggagagtggcaAGACAGAATATTAGCTGTTGTTTctctaatttacaggtggtctcagtttggcaatgcTTGAGGCTATGGatagatatataaccatataaccatataaccatttacggagcggaaacaggccatgttggcctttcgagtccgcaccggtgcCATGTGGAAcagtctcccagtctgcgtccattctctccgacgtagagaaggccacaataggagcactggatacaatagatgactcctacagattcacaagtgaagtccttccaagtgaagcacagaatttgtcctgctgagtttttccagctttgtatttttgcttcagtcacagtgtctgcagacttttgttgttTTACcacatgaagtgttgttcctcagcTGGCACTGGACCTCGCTGTGGCAATACAAGAATCCATAGTCAGATAAGTCACAGTGGCAGCGAGATGGAGAATCGGAAGCTCGGCCCACTCCTACAGACTGACCACAGGTATTGTGCAAGATGGCCACCCAATGTGTGTTTCTCTAGCGCAGAGGAGACTACATTATCCTCACTCTTGGTTTCAAAAGCCAAAGTCACACCACCATTATTGGAGCTACTAAACAGACTACCCCAGCACGGTTAATTCCCATGTCCAATCTTCC
This genomic window from Narcine bancroftii isolate sNarBan1 chromosome 3, sNarBan1.hap1, whole genome shotgun sequence contains:
- the LOC138758602 gene encoding protein S100-A1-like, whose product is MLSQLEGAMDGIIKVFYNYSGKEGDKYTLTKAELKDLLRGELGSFLKYQKDPNSVDVIMRDLDMNCDGQVDFQEFIHLVTAITIACNEFFVELLKKQGKL